In a genomic window of Helianthus annuus cultivar XRQ/B chromosome 10, HanXRQr2.0-SUNRISE, whole genome shotgun sequence:
- the LOC110880713 gene encoding uncharacterized protein LOC110880713 → MTVKALVEARGEDMYSRLKSQGLRYLIQPDATKDTKTRIVSRVDSNTKVRRNCASDLATMARGPRQLNNHQTKDIDRVVQRPRAVLSSPDNDHLIKEMNKRTLKQDSIPKAPSRRVKSTCVDIENTPIRIRGTGPTSNTQYRLRIKDYTKPSVSKDKTCIANVKSL, encoded by the exons ATGACGGTCAAGGCCCTAGTCGAAGCTCGTGGTGAAGATATGTATTCTCGTTTAAAATCACAAG GTCTTCGTTATCTAATCCAGCCCGACGCAACAAAAGACACTAAAACACGAATTGTCTCGCGTGTGGATTCTAATACGAAAGTGAGACGAAATTGTGCATCTGATTTGGCAACGATGGCAAGAG GGCCGCGACAACTCAATAATCATCAGACTAAGGACATTGATCGTGTTGTTCAACGCCCTCGTGCAGTTTTATCTAGCCCCG ACAATGACCATTTAATCAAAGAGATGAATAAGAGGACTCTGAAACAAGATTCTATTCCCAAAGCACCTTCAAGGAGAGTTAAGTCGACTTGTGTTGATATAGAGAACACACCCATAAGGATTCGTGGTACAGGGCCAACATCTAACACCCAGTATCGTCTGAGAATAAAAGACTACACTAAACCGTCTGTTTCAAAGGACAAGACATGTATTGCCAATGTAAAATCCTTGTAA
- the LOC110883970 gene encoding nuclear transport factor 2-like, with protein MFNYKIAVVEDASEKFNSLHLESKDQRDYYSSQVYQTQQQEEDGFDSEDYDVDSPVEQPSFDRVDYFQETFHPNTVEYNPVPLHQNTTTYVQEPTQPVRFTYASILQSNRKSMSSVSTQAPAIKSVTPTPEWHPTPDPVASFVSETASHVTEDTLVNGEGELMMSVYVRNLPTSVTSQEILQEFKNFGRIKQDGVFIKNRKDVGICFAFVEFEDMSGVQKAIEASPIQIAGKQVYIEERRANSSTSSRGGRGRGGGRGRGSYDSTKGRNGGVSNGRGNGLRSY; from the exons ATGTTTAACTATAAAATAGCAGTTGTTGAAGATGCAAGTGAAAAGTTTAATTCATTACACTTGGAAAGTAAAGATCAACGTGACTACTATTCTTCACAAGTTTACCAAACTCAGCAGCaagaagaagatggttttgacaGTGAAGACTATGATGTAGATTCACCAGTGGAACAACCTTCTTTTGACCGTGTTGACTATTTTCAAGAGACTTTTCATCCAAACACAGTGGAGTATAATCCAGTGCCATTGCATCAAAACACAACAACATATGTTCAAGAACCAACTCAACCTGTGAGGTTCACTTACGCTTCTATa CTGCAATCAAACAGGAAATCCATGTCATCAGTTTCTACTCAAGCACCAGCCATTAAGAGTGTCACACCTACACCTGAGTGGCATCCAACCCCAGATCCAGTTGCTTCGTTTGTGTCTGAAACGGCATCCCATGTTACAGAGGATACTTTAGTTAACGGAGAAG GTGAATTGATGATGTCTGTTTACGTGCGGAATTTGCCCACTTCTGTTACTAGTCAAGAAATTCTTCAAGAGTTCAAGAATTTTGGAAGAATTAAGCAGGATGGTGTGTTCATAAAGAATCGCAAG GATGTTGGTATTTGCTTTGCATTTGTAGAGTTTGAGGACATGAGTGGTGTTCAGAAAGCTATTGAG GCATCCCCAATTCAAATAGCTGGAAAGCAAGTGTATATTGAAGAAAGGAGAGCAAACAGCAGTACCAGTTCTCGTGGAGGAA GAGGACGAGGAGGCGGGAGAGGAAGGGGAAGTTATGATTCAACAAAAGGACGTAATGGTGGTGTTTCTAACGGCAGGGGTAATGGACTCCGTAGCTACTAA
- the LOC110883971 gene encoding ras GTPase-activating protein-binding protein 1, whose product MASSYSSSITISKVGSKFVQHYYEVLQRQPELAHRFYTASSTIIRVDGESTQSASDISKIQTLVESLHLSEIEIKTVNSVGSWSGGITVVVSGSVKSESFSGRRKFVQTFSLALVQPFSHAIVMNDIFHYVSEEDLSGVIYEKDVTDIFNIKRNDSETVEDFTSRFTKESSQIPQASDDMKISAFIYGVRNDQLVKNLKQNYPKTFKDMIHQVRGFVRGEKACALLKDADTQKPARAMRPKKRKRNRGSRRAASFRRSRRNTFSPYHPMRQDHSSQIMDGTTLRTNDFQEAPLVVTLQCPVIVSGFMSFDVRDMSIGG is encoded by the exons ATGGCGAGTTCATACTCATCTTCGATCACCATCTCAAAG GTTGgatcgaagtttgtgcagcattactatgaGGTGCTTCAGCGTCAGCCGGAACTTGCTCACCGGTTTTACACCGCTTCTAGTACCATCATCCGAGTTGATGGCGAGTCTACTCAGTCCGCATCGGATATATCT AAAATCCAAACGCTTGTTGAGTCATTACACTTGAGTGAGATTGAAATCAAGACCGTAAACTCTGTTGGATCATGGAGCGGAGGAATTACTGTGGTGGTGTCTGGTTCAGTCAAATCGGAAAGCTTCAGTGGTCGGAGGAAGTTTGTTCAGACGTTTTCTCTTGCTCTTGTTCAGCCGTTTTCTCATGCTATTGTTATGAATGATATTTTTCACTATGTTAGCGAGGAAGACTTATCGG GTGTCATATACGAAAAAGACGTCACTGATATTTTTAATATCAAGAGAAACGACAGTGAGACCGTTGAAGACTTCACGTCCCGGTTCACCAAAGAATCCTCACAGATCCCACAAGCTAGCGACGATATGAAGATATCGGCTTTTATTTATGGCGTACGTAACGACCAACTGGTGAAGAATCTAAAACAAAACTACCCAAAAACATTCAAAGACATGATACATCAAGTTAGAGGTTTTGTTAGGGGAGAGAAGGCGTGCGCGTTACTGAAAGATGCTGACACACAGAAGCCCGCACGCGCTATGCGCCCCAAAAAGCGGAAGCGGAATAGGGGCTCAAGGAGAGCAGCGTCGTTTCGGAGGTCCAGGCGAAACACTTTCTCACCGTACCATCCTATGAGACAAGACCACTCCTCGCAAATCATGGATGGAACAACCTTGCGAACGAATGATTTCCAGGAGGCCCCTCTTGTCGTTACGCTACAATGCCCGGTCATCGTCTCGGGGTTCATGTCGTTCGACGTAAGAGACATGTCCATTGGCGGATAA
- the LOC110880712 gene encoding nuclear transport factor 2-like, protein MASLFSSSVTASQVGSYFVQQYYQVLQQQPQFAHQFYTGSSTMVRVDGESTQTASAIYQIHMLVQSLHLSGIEIKTINSVESWSEGIIVVVSGSVKSRP, encoded by the exons ATGGCGAGCTTGTTCTCATCTTCTGTCACTGCATCACAG GTCGGTTCGTACTTTGTTCAGCAATATTATCAGGtgcttcagcagcagcctcaatTTGCTCACCAGTTTTACACTGGTTCTAGCACTATGGTTCGAGTTGATGGTGAATCGACGCAGACCGCTTCGGCGATATAT CAAATCCATATGCTTGTTCAGTCATTACACTTGAGTGGGATTGAAATCAAGACCATAAACTCTGTTGAATCATGGAGTGAAGGTATTATTGTGGTGGTGTCTGGTTCAGTGAAATCAAGACCATAA